In Anopheles arabiensis isolate DONGOLA chromosome 2, AaraD3, whole genome shotgun sequence, the genomic window ATAGCAGACTGAGCGGACCACCGCCACTGTCCCTGTCGGATTGGCCGATGCTGGAATTATGCTCGCTTGCCGTCGGTATGGGACTAGTGTAGAATTGACTGTTGGAAACCGACAAACTTAACGACTCTCGATCCATCTTGGGTGTTGAAAAGAGTGGgggaaaaacatacacacacacacattaattCCTTGTTACAAAGAGTGACAAGACGATAAGGGTTACATACTTTGCGACTCGATCGTCGTTTGGTGAGCGTTTTATCCTTTTTCGCCTTCGATCCGGGCGATGTGCCGAGGGACGTTCTGTCGTAATCAACAAAATTAGGATGAAaaccaaaattaaaacataatacaTAAACGAAAGGAAAGGCCAAATAAACACAGGAATACATAATGCACGCGTTTatacacaacaaaaactcatTATGAGTGAAAGAAAAGAGGTCAAACCAATATTCACAACAATACGTAacaacaaagagagagagagagaggaacgGGAGAAACAATCGAAATATAAATGAGAGCGGATGGGAAATGGGTATTGGTAATAGAAAATcgaaacacaccaaaaacaaaaatgcgtaATGCGATTGATAGGATAGGAACCAAACCGAAAAGGTATGAAATTTAATGctgaagaaaggaaaatatatGCTGCGACATGATTTTCCCGTTCGATTGCAGTATGTGCGATGATAGGTCGAGTCTGCAAACCGTAGAACGTGATCGCGAGATCACCGAAGCGAGATAAGCGCGCACCAGAAAGGAAGAAACCAAGGAAGAAAGGATACACATTATTGTTGCTGCTATAGGACCACCCAGAAAAGAAAGCTTGATGAAGCGTTGCTGCTAATGCGGTATGATGCGTATGCgcatggagagagagagagagtgctcAGTTTGTCACTGAACTGGTAcagtttgctgttgtttcggCATGATCATATTCATAGTTATCAACAGTAACTGGGTGTTAGTGCGTTTGTGGTGAAACAAAGATCCTGAAATGGGCCCATCCACCGTGGGTTCAGTCTCGTGAGGTGGAGGAATCGTGTGTACACTAGCGGTGGTCGTGATTTCGCTTTTGTACGCCGTTGTCACTTGCCAGCTTCAGGAAGAATGTCGAAAGGGACATTGCACGAAAGGGGGGAGGGACACAGAAGTAGAAtcgaaatgcacacacacagtcaaacGCACACGAACTCACAGCGAACCGTATTTTCCATAGCACCAGCCGAGTGTCCTTCTGCCGCCATCGTTCTGAAGCGAATGAATGTCCACGAAATGCAATGCCCCGGGGGGTAAGTGCGCCTACTAGCGCGTGATGCTCTACATTGACCTAATTGCGTTATGATCCGATCCGATTATTCTTGCTAATGTCATCCGAAGCTTTTTTCACCAGTTAAACATGATGGCGTGAGTAAAAGACGCGTTATCAATGCGCTTCAACCGAAATTGGCTGCACATCGCTACTAAAGATCACCAGAAAGTACCAACAGCGACCTTCACAATTAGAAGATTGCGTACCGTTTTTATGGAAGACAAATTAAATGGTAAAAGAAACACAACGAAGGAATGTAAATAGATAATTCTATCACAAGCGTactaaacaacacacacacacaggtattGTGCCTTTTGTAAGAAGTGTTTCAGGTGTACCAATGTTTCTGTACTGAATTGCTTCGATCGATcagtgtatgcgtgtgtgcatCCGGTGGCTCAAGAGCAACCAGACTGGTGTGTACTGAATGCGATTGCTGTTTTGGCACAGGTGTAAACACAAGCGAATAATTTGGTATTATACGAACTGTCGCAATTTGGTGCCAATCTTGGATGAAAGGTTGGAAATCAATTTCCCGCCGGACCCATTTGCCGTGAAACTGGACAAACTTATTCGATCGAACTCGAAGAAGTCActaaaacacattccaattGGTGCAATCGTTTGCGGTAGAGGTTGCATTTGGGGTGGGGATTAGAATTTTGCATTCAATCATGCGGTCGTTAAACCAGTACACCGTCGATGAAGGGTATAATTTTTTGGCGGGgtaaaaagggaaagggaaaaaatgaaacacatttcaaTAAACATACATGTTCTGCGCGGTTTTTTTGGGTCGTTGTTGTTTGCAGGGTGTATACAAATTGACCCTAAGTGATCTTTACATCATTGCCTAGGCTGATGGTTTGCGCTGATGCTCCGGGTCAATTTGTATCTCCCGATAAATGTTTGTAACACTCCAAAAAACGGGGAGAATAAACGTTTGGTGTCTCGAACGACCGAATGGTCTTGCTACTTACCTAGCTAAGTTGACCGTGTTAAAGTTGGCCAAGTTGGCGATGGTGTTTTTGAAACCTCCCGAACTAGTCGTCGTTGGTCGACTGTTTTGGTTCTTCGAGATTCCGCTACTACAAAAAGCAATGGCAGAAACAAAACCCGTTAGCTTGTGCTGCACATTGTAGCTCGCAACACTATGAAGTGGCACTTACTCGGACGATCCAATGCTCGTTTCCGACAAACGACTAGAATCCATGCTCATCTGGGGCTGGTTGGCAGAGATGTGTCGGCGCAGCGTTACCTCCGCGTCACGGTCGATTTTTATATCCGTCATCCGTTTGCCGTACTTTGCCTCCACATTCGCCTGAATCGTGGCGAAACATTTCTCGAGCTGATCGTGGAACGGTAGCAAGATAGCCGGAGTTTTCatcttgtgcagcagcaatgccACCTCGAGCAGTGGAATCTGGGATGCGATCAGATCCTTCAGACGCGCCACAAGACGATCGTCACCCGGGTGGCGTTCAAGATATTCGGGCGTCAGGAATGCTTCCTCGTAGATCGGAAGCCCACCATTGATAGCGGCATCAACCACGCCCTTGATGATGGCGCTTAGCGAGTGCACCGGTATCCGAGGGTCATTCTGATGCTCCAGTACCAGCTCGCGAATAGCGCGGTTCTTTGCATCGACCGTTTCGATAGCCATCTCGATCGGAGAAATCTGTGGAAGAGAAACGGCACCAAAATCACCCACTTTAGTACATGAAAGTGTGGTGCAGCGGTAAAAGCTGGCACAACTTACCATGATGGTTTCGGTAGATTTCACCGGGAACCAGCGTAGAATGCCCGGCAAAGGATCGGTCGTCCGCATGATGGTGCGCTCGTACGAGGTGCCGGCAATATCGTCCCCACTTACGCCACTTTCCCGTATGGGGCGGGAAAACTGGAACTCGCTCACGTTGTTCGATTTGTAGAACTTCACTATATTCGAAGCGATCGTTTGCGTGTTCTTGCCGCCGAAGCGTATGTCCTGGCTGACCGGATCAACTTTGACTATTTGAATGAACTGACCCTCGCACTCGCGGATCTCCGGGCCGGGTGTGAGCGTTGTCAGCAGTTCGGCCCGCGGATGTTGACTCAGTATGCGCATGTTGAACGATCCTGCATCCTCGTACTCGTTGCCCCGATACACAAACTCTTTGTTGCGCAAAAACTCCGGAAATCCGGCACCGTAGAAGGTGACGCGGTAGTAGATCGATTCGTACCGCGTCGTACGCAGTATGTTTTCGTAAAACTGCGACATTTTCTTGTACAGTTCGCTCAAACTCAGATAGTCGTACACCTCGTTTTCGTACTGCTGGGCAAGCTCCTTGCACAGATCGATGGCACATTCCCACATCTTGCCCTTGTCGAACAGATCGATCATGCTGCGGTACAGCTGCACCTTCAGGGTGCGATGCGTGGGGCAGCAATAGTGGCGCTTGGATTTCAGCAACAGCGACAACGGCGTCTCGTCCCAGTTCAGCTCATTGCTGTGCAGCTTCAGCGTGTACGCTGCCTCGGTGAAGTTGTCGAACTCCATGTGCAGCTCGTACAGCTTGTCGACGTAGCGAATGTACATCTCCTTCCGATTCACGTCCGAGTAGAACTGCAGTAGGCTCACCGTGCACGCCATTCGATTTTCCTTACTCTCATCGTGTATCAGACAGCGGTACTCGAGCAGCTTCTCCATCAGCCGGGTTAGTACCTGCACGCACTGCACACCGTACGTTTGCAGGGTGGCATGATTGCTGCACGATTCGTGCATGATCTCGTAAAACAAATCCTTGTACTCCGCGTCACCGTATCCGCCTTCGATGTAGTGGTCCAGCTTTTCGATGATTTCCTTCTCGAAGTCGTTGAAATTGCCCTTTATGTGGGCCGTGTTTCGCTTCGTATCGCCGTAGCTCTCCATCGCGTACTTCGAGCTGTAATACTCGCACTGCATCATGTCGAAGAAGATCGGTATGGTCGCCCGGCGCAGATCCTCCTCCGGGATCATGCTCATCTCCAGGATCGGTCCGACGAGCCGCGGCACAAACATGATTTTGTGCTCGCCCAGGTTGAACCACATCTTCCGTATCTCGAACACCGTCTCCCGCCGTATGTCGCGATAGGTGCTGCGTATGACCGACTGTTTCGTCTTGCTGAACAGATTCAGCTGCAGGGCCGGCTGCGTAAGGAACGTGATGGAGCACTGGAAGTAGTTCGACCAGACCTGCTTCTCGAACGGGCTGAAAAACTGATCCATTATGATGGCGGCAAAGTGGCGCAAGCTGCCGAGGATCACCATGTTCTGATGCATGATCATGTCCAGCCAGTCGATCGGGAAGACTGGCTTCGAGACCAGCTCCTGGAACACGAGCAGGATCTCGGTGAGAAAGTCGAGCAGATCGTAGCTCGTCAGGAAGCTGCGCACATAGCACTGATAGTGCGCCTCGGTCATGCTGCGAAAGATCCCGAGCATGATCGCGACCAGATTGCCGACGAGCGGATTGCTCCGGTCCATCGCGATCGAGCTCTGGATTACGGTTCGCAGCAGAATCAGCATTATGTCCCGGATGTCACTGTCTACCGGGCCGATGTCCTCTTCGCTCTGGAACAGTAGCTCCAACATGTTGTTCATGATATTAACACACTCAGCAACCTAGAGAGGTGTGCGGAAGCAACATTCGAGAAAAGCGCAAAGGATGGAAGAAATAAAGTCACGTTAACTAATGATACAGCAAAAGTATAGCAGCAGAAACAGCTTCCTGAAAGACGACCGGATTGAATTTGTGCTACAGCTATACCTTCAATCGAAAATAACAATTGCGCACACTCTGTGTTACActctgcaaaagaaaaacttttcacACTCAAACTATCAGGCATCAAAATTAGTGCTTTCTGGTGGTAGCattgcacacaaagcttaTACTAAAACAATACGATTTAAAGTAAGAAAAGCACTGTAATGCTCGATCGAGCCCACTGTACTGGATAGTGTAGTGGATAGTTACTTGCATTGCGCGCGCACACTCGTATaggtatatttttattatgaatTTTGTATGAATAAGATAATAATCATCGAAGAGCAATTAGGAGAAGAAAGTAGAGTAAACAATACCTTCGTCTTAGCGGTGGTTTCGCGCGTGTGAAGCTGGGATTTGCTTTCCCCAAGCACTCTAGCTGCTTTGGTAAGATTTTTCTCCTGCTGCCGTATGTCGAACATAAAGTCACCCTGTGTACCGCGCATTGCGTGATAAAAGTGCATCATCACCGCATCACACCaccagcacgcacacacgagcACGTATGtatgtttatatttatatgtACGTAACCAAATCACATCACCATCATTTTACCATTtgttcaccatcatcattgccATCATCAATTTCATCGTCAACCCGTGTGGAGAGAAGGATCAGTATTGTGTGGTGCAGGACACACAAAGCGGCACAAAGGATTGTGTTTCCGGAGGAGGGATTTTATACGTATCGTGTTGTCAGGTGTGTCATTTTTGTGAACATTGTATTGGCCAGAGTAGTAGCAAGTAGAggacatttttttcaaatttgcgCACGCATTTACAggttttcatttaaaaatttaatcgaGAATGAGAAAAACGAATGTAAGAATATTATGCAAATATCATGTTTGTatcgtttgtaaacaaaatgaaaagaatcataagaaataaaacaaagaaagcaaaaccattTTTAGAACAAATTATTTACCAAATTGTTCGTGTTTGATTGGAtttcacaaaaaagcaaataaataaagcgcAAACAGCATAATTTTAGGGGATCGAGTTCgtgttcattttttgtttgttttggggcACGTTGAAATGGTTTCAGTCCAGGAGCATCGTGTTCAAGTGTTGTGGAGTATATGTGGAGTTTCCAACCACCGGATGGAGAATGAATTGATTtggatatttttgtttgtttgtagtgGTACGATGTTTTTTGGTGATTATTTGTTGATTATGTCCGTTTgggttgagtgttttttgtggGCGACAGCAACGGGGATAATCGGGATGGGAAAAGGGTACGGGGGAGATGAGTTATTTCGAGGCGTTGGGAATGCAAAAAGGGgtgagggaaggaaaaaagaaaaagaaaacacaacttGTTAAACTTCTCGGTATTATTAATCGACACGTAATTGCTACGAAACAGTAGTTTACCCTAGATACCGAAACTTAACATTCATTCCCGAAACGTTTGACAGGTGGGGTGGGTGGATGATGTGTTCAAGATAGGGATGCACCAAATAGGATGATCATTGGACTATTTGCATGAAGATAGATGGAGAGAGTGATGTTAATACACGAAATGACACAAAGTAAGCTAACCCCTTGATGAAGTGTCTAGTGAGCTTTACATGATGGTAATGTTACAATTTGATTTGACAAAATAAATACGGGTGAGTTTTGATGCACGAAATACTAAGATACCATTTCAGTGTGGGATCACTAGTGTGAAGAGTGTTTCCGGTATACAGAAGGAAAATGatgaatggatggatggaatggaaaatggtGAGAGGGATGACAGATAAGGAAAAGTTGTGCTCGGATGCACTCAATATCAGTTGACAACTCGGGGAGGGCGGTGATGATTGATTGCAGATTCAGTTTGGTGAACCCCCTCCTTTTTCGCTTTTCGGTGGTGATTGGTGTTGTGAGATGAAATATGTAACCAAATCCTTTCGCGCACGCGGGTCAATTGGTGCGAGAAAGAAGGTTAAAGAACTTCGTGCAAGATGAGAGGAAAAATAACGCACACACTAGAAGGACATGTGAAGATGCGGTGATTGTGAAATTCATGCTTCGTTTGATCGTACCAGaaaacgcatataaaacatGATAACGTACAATACGCAATGCAGTACACGACAGCACGAACAGCAACCAGTGTACAGGAAGCTATCTCGTCCACAGGATAACAGCTAAACGCGTGcctggtggtgctgttggaACTACCGTTTACACGTAAAATAAGTGCGAGCAGAAGAACAAACGACAGGCAAACATAAaatggagcacacacacacatagcggAAGTAAGATAGTGGCAGTGAAAGTTGGTGTCGTAAAAGATGgacagcacagcacacacagagagcaaACGTACGTACGCAAATCAAACGTATTGCatgcaaaaatgaaaacaaaatagtCACACAAACAGGCACAAAAAACGAGCACAAACAGAGTTTGAAAGAGTTTGCTACCGTTGGGGAGGGCAACGCATTACGTACCTCTTCCTTGCTCTCCAGCTTATCCTTAATCTGCCGACAGAACACGGGCAGCAGAATCGCGCGACATTTGGGCAGCTTGAACAGCTTCGAATCGACCACATCCTTGATGCATGTCATCTTCGATTGGTTCAGCCGGCCGGTCGGTACGTTCGTTATAATGTCCACGATTTTCTGGCTCAGCTTGACCGGATCGTACACCTGCATCAGGTCGGACGCAATGATGTGCAGATACTTGAGCAGTGCACCCTGCGACTTGAGCAGGTCGTTTTGGTACTTGATCAGCTCGGAGAAGGATTCGAGCAGCTCCTCGAGGTTAGCGACGAACAGCTCCCGGTCCTTGTCCTGGTTCAGATTGGCAAACAGTAGCCGAGAGCGAATGATGAACTTCATGATGTACTGCAGGTACTTTGTGGTGCGATAGAGCGCCTCGTCATTTTCGTTCACCGTGTATATGTTCGCCATGGCACGATCCTTCGAAATGTTGTTTATGGCATTCCGGATGTGCGTCTGTACTACATTGATAAGTtttctaaaaagaaaaaaaggagaatCGTTCGCATTACACGAGTGAACGAATGCAACGGACCTACTCGCGATACTTACTCGTAAGCCAAGGTGGCTGAGAAGCTTTCATTGATGTACAGATCGAGCACGGACTGAAAGTGTTGGTACTTCAGGTCGTACACGATCTCGATCAGCCGAAGCAGACATTTGAACACCAAATTATCGTACTTGGCTGGGTCGTCATTCGAGACCAGTATGTTGAAGAGAGCGTCCAGAATGTCCTGCAGAAACTTGACCACCTCTTCGCACCGCACATTCATCAGGGCGTTTAGGGATTCTTCCATCTTTTCCTTCCGGGACGACCAGTTCAGTAGCCCCAGAATGTCCACGTTCTGCGTCAGCTTGGTGCTACACAAGTTGGTTTCGATGATGAAGCTGTCTTTCGACGCGAGACTGAACCCGCTGGTCGATGGTTTGGAGCTCCCGTTCGGCAGTTCCTCCGCCAGCGACGGCAGGCTTAGGTAGTTAAACTGCGTCTCGTCGTCGTACTTTTTGTGATCAATTTTGTACACCAGCAGCGTGTGGCGTTTGTGCTGCAGCGTGGTGCCATCGTCGTTCATCAACCGCACGTAGGACAGGCCGAACGGTTTCTCCGACCGATCCTTTGCCTCGTTCGAGCTGCGGTGCTTGAAGGTGAACCGCAAATGGCACTGCTTGAACTCCTCGATCGGCACGTCGATCTTGAACGTTTCGCCCCACTTTGGTCGATCCTCGTGGTAGTAGATGACGGATTTGTACTCGTTCAGTGCGTTTCCTCCCCCACCGTAGCTGATGACGCCCGGGATGGCGACACCGTGCTTGTTGCAAACGTACGCCGTCACCTCGATGTTTTTGTCACTGCTCTTCGAACCCTTGGAAAACTCGCCGGACACCAGCGTCAGGTATAGATCGTTTCGCACGTCACCGGGAAAGATCACCTCGGGGAAGCCCATTTTGCGAGCGAACGTCACATTGCCCAGCACCAGGTGCGGGTACTCGTCCCGGACCTGCTTGATGTCACCGAACAGTATGTCCACACTGATCCAGATCGCCGCATCGCTCTTTTCGCCCAGGTCTTTGTTAGTGATCAGCTTGCGCAGTGTCGTTTCTAGCGGTTCCTTTTCGCATGGAATGAACGGCATTTTGAGCTGCGTATCGCTTTTGAAATCTTCGGAACGTTTTATGATCGGCTGTAGATCCAATGTTGCCACACCGAACGGTCGGCGCATATGGAACTCATTGCTCGCACTCGACGAATGACACGACCCGATGGAAGGTGTACCGGAGCTGGATGTGCTGCTTCCTCCTCCAGCTCCGCCCCCTGGTCCTGGCGAGGATGGATTGCTCATCTGCGTGGTTAGATGATTGCGATGCGACTTGTAGCTCCCGCTGCCCGTGGAGTTCGCCATGCTGCTGCGCCGCAGATCCGTATCCTTCCCGTCCATGGCACCGATCCGCACGACGTACGCTACCAGATATATCTTGTTGCGGCTCAAATCATTGCCGGACAGATCCGTGAACAGCACCTTAATGTTGTTGAACTGATCCAGATCGGCGGCCATGCCCTGGCGACTCCACTTCACCACGTAGTTCTCCGTTATAGCTCGCATCTCATCGCCATCGTACAGTGTGAACAGTATCTCCGTGTCCTCACTTAACCGGCACACGAAATTGTGCACCGACAGCAGCAGGTTGTGCGAATGGCGATTAACGATATCCAGATTGCGGTTCTTGCTGCTGGAAGTGTTTGCCCGCTTGATCCGATCGACCGCGTTCAGATGATGCTCGTACAGCTGGGTGGTGGAGGTGCGCTCTATATCCACGATGTTGCCACCGTCATCTCGTACCACCATGTCCAGATTTAGGATCTTGTTGCCCGTGTCAATTTCGCTCGTGGCCTTCAGTTTGATGTTCTTCATCTCATCCACGGGCAGGTTGCCGGACAGTAGCTGCGACCGCAATCGGATCAGTTCCAGCATTTTGCTCTGAATCAGCTTGAAGGAAGGATGTGTCGATAGGTACAGTCGGCGGTACAGGTACTGCCATTCCCTCAGTACGGTTGTGATTTCCTCAACAATTTCACTGCGCTTAATCACCAGATCGCCATCGCGGGAGGTTTTGCTTTCCACCAGGTGGACGTACGCCTTCGGAAAGATGCCAGTTGCACCGGAGCAGCTGTTGCAGCCGTAGTACCAATGGTAGGACTCCTGCTCGATCACTACCGTGTCGCCGACGTCCAGATCGATGTGGTGCTGCTTTTCGAGAGCCGTGTAGTTCGCTTTTGCTGTTGAACGGAGAAAGGAACAAACAGAACTGATTAGTACCGTTGTGCTGGACCGGTGCATCCGCAACCAGAAAGTGCCCATTGCGTTCATCTGTCCCCCGGTGTCGGAGGGAATCTATTTGCATCCGGCGATATCATTTTGGATTCGGGTCACGATGACCTTCGCAGCTTGTTTATTAGCCACATAACATGGTGggcgaaaaacaaacgaaactgATGTCTGTACGGGGAGTTAATTCTATGCGCTGGTTGAAAACACTGAAGCATGATGCTAATCCGATTCCAGCAATCAGTCTCTGCGTTATGGTGCAGGAGCGTGCAGGAGCTTTTCGCTCATATGTCTCCCCTATTTCCCACGAATAGCACTAGCACTGCAGTGTACCCCATGTCCCCCCAGACCCGTGCGAATGTTGATTGAACAagattcaattaattaatgCTTCACAATGGTCAAGAACACAATCAGTGAAAAAAGAGAGTGGAGTTGGAAACAAAGGACGTTTTATTATATTGTGGTACGGTATTACTGTATAACCAgtacaaataaatattataaaaattgtaaatcTAATGTGAATCTAAAGTAATCAAAATTATACACAAACATAGACGAGGTATGTCAACGAATACGATATCTAATATGAAAAAGGATACATCATAGATATGCAAATCCCAAAAAACAGATATTTTTACACAGTATTCTATGTATATGCTAACATGGTGTCATCcagtgcaaaataaaacattgacTTGTTCAAGTATTTAGGGGAACGattaaataaaagcaaatttaTGGCGATTATTTGCCAGAACAAAGCaaacttatttatttcattacttCCAGTTTTtgaagcgaaagaaaatgATGCAATTCTCGTCGACGATCGTCATGCATATTGAAAATGACGTACAAAGTTAACGGATGGATGGACAAACACAGCCACGCGAGACGGCAGTTGGTTATGGCGAGAGGAAATCGTTAGTTCCCGTGTCGTCATGCATGCACAAGAAGGAGTTTGATATGGTTCACTGTAAAATTTAACAGAATTATTTCAAcggaaaacacaacaaattgaaCTGAACCACTTTGCCCACAATGCTTTTCATTTCATGCTGGGGTTGTTGCACGCTGGTAATGCAATTTACTTTGTACGAGAGATGTACGGTAAAATAAAAGATTCTGGGCAGATTGTATTGATAATGCTTCATGACGTAGTCATTGAATAGAATTTCTGAAACGCTCAGTGTTAATAAAAACGCTCAGGGTTAATAAATTTGACtactaaattatttttcaacctGTATTAAATGCGCCTGGTTCTCGATTCAAAACCATTTTCTACCATTACATTACGATAATATTTATACTTTTCTTCATTCCTCAttatcaaaacatcaaaagagATGGCACGGTGGCAATCAcgagcaccatcagcagcaaacGAGTTGTTGCACACCTTGTTGCAAGCGGGAAACCGCGGGAAGTTGGAGCGAAGACAT contains:
- the LOC120898410 gene encoding dedicator of cytokinesis protein 2 isoform X3, with translation MTVWSRVPSALLAVAKANYTALEKQHHIDLDVGDTVVIEQESYHWYYGCNSCSGATGIFPKAYVHLVESKTSRDGDLVIKRSEIVEEITTVLREWQYLYRRLYLSTHPSFKLIQSKMLELIRLRSQLLSGNLPVDEMKNIKLKATSEIDTGNKILNLDMVVRDDGGNIVDIERTSTTQLYEHHLNAVDRIKRANTSSSKNRNLDIVNRHSHNLLLSVHNFVCRLSEDTEILFTLYDGDEMRAITENYVVKWSRQGMAADLDQFNNIKVLFTDLSGNDLSRNKIYLVAYVVRIGAMDGKDTDLRRSSMANSTGSGSYKSHRNHLTTQMSNPSSPGPGGGAGGGSSTSSSGTPSIGSCHSSSASNEFHMRRPFGVATLDLQPIIKRSEDFKSDTQLKMPFIPCEKEPLETTLRKLITNKDLGEKSDAAIWISVDILFGDIKQVRDEYPHLVLGNVTFARKMGFPEVIFPGDVRNDLYLTLVSGEFSKGSKSSDKNIEVTAYVCNKHGVAIPGVISYGGGGNALNEYKSVIYYHEDRPKWGETFKIDVPIEEFKQCHLRFTFKHRSSNEAKDRSEKPFGLSYVRLMNDDGTTLQHKRHTLLVYKIDHKKYDDETQFNYLSLPSLAEELPNGSSKPSTSGFSLASKDSFIIETNLCSTKLTQNVDILGLLNWSSRKEKMEESLNALMNVRCEEVVKFLQDILDALFNILVSNDDPAKYDNLVFKCLLRLIEIVYDLKYQHFQSVLDLYINESFSATLAYEKLINVVQTHIRNAINNISKDRAMANIYTVNENDEALYRTTKYLQYIMKFIIRSRLLFANLNQDKDRELFVANLEELLESFSELIKYQNDLLKSQGALLKYLHIIASDLMQVYDPVKLSQKIVDIITNVPTGRLNQSKMTCIKDVVDSKLFKLPKCRAILLPVFCRQIKDKLESKEEVAECVNIMNNMLELLFQSEEDIGPVDSDIRDIMLILLRTVIQSSIAMDRSNPLVGNLVAIMLGIFRSMTEAHYQCYVRSFLTSYDLLDFLTEILLVFQELVSKPVFPIDWLDMIMHQNMVILGSLRHFAAIIMDQFFSPFEKQVWSNYFQCSITFLTQPALQLNLFSKTKQSVIRSTYRDIRRETVFEIRKMWFNLGEHKIMFVPRLVGPILEMSMIPEEDLRRATIPIFFDMMQCEYYSSKYAMESYGDTKRNTAHIKGNFNDFEKEIIEKLDHYIEGGYGDAEYKDLFYEIMHESCSNHATLQTYGVQCVQVLTRLMEKLLEYRCLIHDESKENRMACTVSLLQFYSDVNRKEMYIRYVDKLYELHMEFDNFTEAAYTLKLHSNELNWDETPLSLLLKSKRHYCCPTHRTLKVQLYRSMIDLFDKGKMWECAIDLCKELAQQYENEVYDYLSLSELYKKMSQFYENILRTTRYESIYYRVTFYGAGFPEFLRNKEFVYRGNEYEDAGSFNMRILSQHPRAELLTTLTPGPEIRECEGQFIQIVKVDPVSQDIRFGGKNTQTIASNIVKFYKSNNVSEFQFSRPIRESGVSGDDIAGTSYERTIMRTTDPLPGILRWFPVKSTETIMISPIEMAIETVDAKNRAIRELVLEHQNDPRIPVHSLSAIIKGVVDAAINGGLPIYEEAFLTPEYLERHPGDDRLVARLKDLIASQIPLLEVALLLHKMKTPAILLPFHDQLEKCFATIQANVEAKYGKRMTDIKIDRDAEVTLRRHISANQPQMSMDSSRLSETSIGSSDSGISKNQNSRPTTTSSGGFKNTIANLANFNTVNLASDFFEFDRISLSSFTANGSGGKLISNLSSKIGTKLRQTSLGTSPGSKAKKDKTLTKRRSSRKMDRESLSLSVSNSQFYTSPIPTASEHNSSIGQSDRDSGGGPLSLLSPTGATTTVSTATTPTNSLPVFELTEELHPKRPLRSEVEKEKRLSRPPSIATPTMGSRSLPGGGGAAPNSSTMAGGDSNSIGSGDSSSNRNSIITNGSTTSEEDSVPPPLPLKTRTDGDYSMMPSGKASADQRLSSPAAANIQQQQQPSNASHYITFKPLMGTTAAAGTTTVVAVNASYDVVETRNHSVIVINSSSSTITGCSSPTPGGGYDDRKRPPTPPPKPARNSKV